The Rattus rattus isolate New Zealand chromosome 8, Rrattus_CSIRO_v1, whole genome shotgun sequence genome contains the following window.
aagatggctcagtgggtaagagcagtGGCTGTataagcaagaggacctgagttcaaagccccAGCATCCATGTACTTAACCACGTGCACAGCTCTAACACCAGCGCTGTGGAGACAGACAAGAGGACCACTGGGGCTTGCTAGGCTCGCTCCGGGTTCACTTAGAAAGCGTGCACTAAGGGACCAACGTATAGGGTGCTAGGGCCAATGCTTGGCCTCTTCCTTGGTCTTCTGACTATACACCTGAGCTTGCACatctgcacatatatacatactcccacatatacacacacaaacatacatgaacacacactatTATGTAAATGAAGTTCAGAGACAGGGATGTTTCCATTTTAGGATGCTGGCTTTCAGATGAGGCTGTGGACAGAGAACAACTTCCAGAGTCGATTCACTCCTACAGTGTGGGTGTccgggatagaactcaggtcgtcaggcttggcagcaagtgcctgtaCTCATTTTTCTGGTTTGCCAATGGTTTAAAAAGCATAAGGGAGGGGGGTATGGGTCTCAGGGAGGCAGAGCTAAAACAAGGAGTGGAACCCCTCACAAGCTGGGACCCTTGGTTAGTCCTGAAGGTCAAGTCCCTGAAGCTCTACCTGCTCTCCTTGCCCGTTAAGGAATCTGAGATTATTGGCTTTTCCCTGGGCAAATCCCTAAAGAGTGAGGTTCTAAAGATCCTGCCAGAGCAGAAGTGGCTCCAGCTGGCTCGAGGGCCAGATTTAAGGCTTTTGTCGCTATTGGGGACTACAATGCTCCCATTGGTGTTGGTGGTAAGTTCTCCAGGAGGTGGGCACTGCCATCGAGGGGCCATCATCTTGGCCAAGCTCTCCATCACCCCTGTGCAGAGAGACTACTGGGGGTAGGGGACAAGATTGGCAAGTCTCACACTGTTccatgcaaggtgacaggccTCTGTGGTTCTGTGGGTACATCTCATCCCTGTCCCCAGAGGCACTgacattgtctctgctcctgtgcccaagaagctaCTGAGGATGGCTGGTGTTGACGACAGCTTACACATCAGCCAGAGGCTGCGCTACACCCTGGTCAACCTTACCAAGGCCACCTTTGAGGCCATCTCTAAGACCTACAGCAACCTGACCCCTGACTACTGGAAAGAGTCTGTGTTCACCAAGTCTCCTTATTAGGAACTCATTGATCTCTTCTGTAAATCCACaccagagtctctgttcagaggacccaggctccagcttGACTACCACATAAGgatttttatagaagaaaaataaagtgaattaagtctgttaaaacaaacaaacagaagtccGGCAGTGGTATTTGCCTGTGGTCCTGCCTACTTAGTAAGCCAAGGCAAGCCCAGGatttggaggtcagcctgggcaacacagtgagactgactgaaagacaagacagaaagcaAGAGCAAAAGGGGGATGCCGATCCAGAAAAGATGGAGTCAGGAAGGACAATCGATACAATTAGAAGATCTGAAAGAGTGAATAGAGTGGCCCTTCATGATAACGAAATGATTCAGCAGGTTGACTGGAGAAGAAAGAACTCAAAGTTCCACTGGACCAGCACtggcctccttcttcctcctgtgttTTTGCCTGTGTGAAGTGTTCTCAAAGGCTTAGTCCACCACCAGTTTACGCAATTATTGAGAGGTAACTAGATCACGTGGGTTCTAACGTCCCTGACAGGTTAATCCATTCATGAATTCACAACGAATGGGGCGTTAGGAGATAGAGCTGTGTGGAGGAAGTAAGTCTCTGGAAGCATGTCTATGCCTGGTACTTCTCATCTCAGCcccttcctgtctgcctctggCCTCTTCTTGGTCACTATAAATGAAGATtaatgcacatgtatacacccacacctacagaaacacaaacacatacattacacatcaacacacatgtgtacacccacacccacaggaacacacacacacatacactgcacatcAACACACATGTGTACGCCCACatccaaagaaacacacacacatacattgcaCACTAAGGAAGAAATGAGATAAACAGTTGGGACAGTTAAACTGTCACAATATAATCCAAAGTTATTCAGCACTTAAAGAACCATTAAAGTCTGGATAAGAAAATAGATCACCAAGAGATACCCACCCGGTAACACCACAGATAGACATTAGAATCATCAGTCAAAACATTTGAAAGTAGTGAGAACAGCCAGGCCACATGAAGTAAAGGGGAATTTTCCAGAAACAACATTTTAATGAAAGGCAACAAGAAAATAGAAGATTTAATGACAAACCAAATggaaaatttataattaaaaagtcACACTAACTGAAAAACTCCCTGAGGGGGTGGAGACGCCTCAGTTAGCGAAGCCCTGACTGCAGGCCTGAGTACGAAACACATCAGAGGAAGCTGAGTCAGCACGAAACCTGCTGGGGTGGGTCAACCTGACCACGTCCCAGCACGGAGAAACAGTAGCACAgagtcccacccctaaccaagaagcctCTTGCAACTGATCTGATGGGAGAGGGACATCAGTTTCTTCCAATGAAGTGACAGATGTTGAGTGCGAGTCTAACCACACTGGGGCAGGGCGCACGCTCAGGAGTCTTGGTCAACGCAAAATGAACTCGGTGGgcttttgtgtgtggttttgtcttcttctgctttgttttggtatttttggCCTTATTGTTTTTGTCCGTTCTACTTTGAGGGTTTGTttgatttgagagagagagagagagagagagagagagagagagagagagagagagagaaagcatggatTTGGGTAAGTATGGAGGGTGGAGGCtctgggaggggttgggagatAGAACAAAACTATGGTCAAAGTATATTGAGtggaaaacattttaagtgataaacaaacaaacagctgggTGCAGCCccgtgtgcctgtaatcccagcaccaagtcCTTGGGCTCACGGTCCAGCCAGTGTAACAGAATTGGTGAGCTCGAGGTTCAGAGAAGTGATGGAGAAAaacacctgacattgacctctgagcgccacaggaacacacacacatacatgcacacacactgacacatatatgaatacacaaacacacacatatgaacacatacaaacacacatgcgtgcacacacactggcacacatgaacatgcacaaacacatgaacatttaaacatacacattaacacacacaaacacacaaacacacacacatgaacataacacatacatgcactcacacactagcacatgaacacacaaacacacatataaacacacatgaatgcacacacacatgaacacacacacacataaatacacacacaaacatacacaattcATTGAGTGGAAATTAAGTCAAAGTTATATTAATTAAagctataaaaatagaaaatatagaaataattaaatctgaacaataagaaaaaaaataaaagagcctgGAATACCTGTGAGAAAAACCAAGGGCTGTAATATGTATGTTATTATGCTGCTGGAAACAAAGTGGGGGGGAAAGGTATTGAATGTGGGAAAAATATAAGACACCATGGTAGAGTAACTTCCCACagttcattaaaacaaaacaaaaacagtggaaTCCAAACTGAATACAATCAAAGGAATCCACAGATCAGGAATCAAACTGAAGAAAGCCAAAAACAAGTATTTCTGACAATAACCTAATGGCGCCGCTCACACAGGGAAGCGGTAACTCCAGTGACTGCTTTTTTCTAGCAAAGCATGGAAGCAGAAAGGAGTTAGAATAACACTCTTACTGTGTTGAAAGAAAGATCTGTCAATTCAGAATTCTATGTCCAGTGCTGGAAGAAAAACACTATCCATCAACAACTCCATATCCAAGCCCGGAGAGGCTGCTCGAGCTGGTCAAAGCACGCCCACACAAGCCTGATGATGAGTCAGATCCCTCGAGTCTGTGTTAAAGGGTGGACGGTGAAGcaagcatctgtaatcccagcatgcggtgaaagggaaggcagacagagagaaatcTGTCAGGAGCTCCCAGGCCAGGAGTTCTCAGGGCAGAATCCCTGCCTCAACACAGTGGAACTTCCTCATGAAAGTGTCCTCtaacccacacatgcacacacacacgcacatgtgcacgcacatgtgcatgcacatgtgcacacacatgtgcacaccaatacacacacacacacacacacacacacacacacacacacacgggcaatAGTATTTAAAGTAAATCTCTTCGCCAGGGTAGAGCATGCTTACAACCTTAGCACTGTGCAAAGGCAGGATAATCATGCACCACCTTGGGCTCCATCATTCTCTGCCATGTTAAGTAAAATGAGTTTTATAAGTAGGTAGTTGCCTCTTACCTTTTAACATCTGTCAAATCTGGTGGCCAGAAACAGCCCCCGCCCACAGTGAATGTAAGCCCTGCATAATCCTTCTCAAATACAGACAGCTGTTATGCTTCTAACCAGTACAACATGGCCAACACTGGACATCCTTGATCACGTGGCCCAAGACCGTGActtccatcttcctttcctctgtcacATAAACTTTAAAGAACTTAGATTTTCCTAAATGTTCACCACATCAAGTGTTCCTCCTTCCTTATTATTACTGTTGCATGTCAACATCTCATTTCCCTTTACtgtgaaaataattcttttagcATTTCGTTTAGGCCTGATGTGGTGGCCTGAAGGCTCTTACTTTCCCTCCACCCAGAAGTCTTCTGTCTTCATTCCTAGGGATATTACCTAGggatggtgcctcccacagtgggctggccttCCCATAACAATTACCAAGACAACCTCTCACGGATATGGCCACAGGTCACTCCTATCTGAAGATGCCCTCTTCTCAAGTGACTATAGATGGTGttaagttgacaataaaaactgtCACAGCAATCAATAGAACTGAATGATTAAGTAATGAATCCATAACAAGTGCTGTGGATTTTCAACAATagtgaaagcagaaaggagatCAGAAAAAATATTACAGAGTATCAATAAGTACCTGATACCATAACCCCCTCCCTGTCTAATAGCAGACTACACATTCCTTCCACGGGGACAAACGGGCTCTCTCCCAGCTAGGTCAGAAGCAACTCTGCCCCTAGAGAAATGGGGCTTTGGGGGGACTCAGTAGGAGGCAAGCATTTTATTCAGTCTGGCCAAGACCTGACCTCTCTGAAGGTCACTGTGGGACCATTAAAGGGCGGTTCTCATTTTAATTCAATTGCAACCAGTTTAAACACCTAAGGAGAAATTGTATTTGCAGAGAATTGTTTAAACAAGTTTGATCAGATTAGACCTGGTATGAGGGCTGGTGGGTATCTGGTTTTGAAACACAAAgtccaatattttctttctgtctgggaAAGATACATGTTTAAAATGTGGTTCACATGAATTATCTTTCCAATTTGGCTGTTAATCTGAACTGGGTTATACTTTAACTCAACCAGTCTCTAACTTCTTGGATAAATAAGTATCATTACTAATTGTGGCTCCTAGGTGGTCAGCCTGAGTCTGAATTCATTTTCACCCTTATCCATCAGCCAAGGAGTCCGACTCCATATAAACAATGGTCGTCCCTGCAATGGTTGGTTTAATTCAGAAACTCTTCCAATAAAGAAATGTGAAAGGGTTTTATCAGAACTTCATTCTCCCTAAGATTATGGAAGGGTTGTTGAGCAGCGGCCGATTTGTTTACAAAATGACCCTGCCCAGGGACACAGTGTCCTCTTGGATACCCGGGAtttcttctctgtgtaccctCCTGGGGGTTTGGCACCTTGTGAATTACTTTGGATGAAGCCATTCAACTGTGTTGTTCCCATGAAAAGAAAACCTTTCCCAAAAATATCTCCATGCAAAGGCCATGGACACAGAGTTTTCTTCCACTGGAGGAAGTTCATCTCTAGATAATTACGGGGGGACAGTGGTTTTAGGCAAACAGATTGCTCCTAATGTGATTAAAACTTGGGCTGGTAAACTGTAAGAAATGATTTAAGGGATAAGTGCTTTAATGTCAAAAGGAACTTCTAAGTCAGTGGACATAACAAACTATGTGCAAATCACTAAGGAGcctttaaataagaaacaaacgGGGTCTCACTatggtctcactatgcagtccaCAGTCATTTGGATGTGTGAGCCTCTCCCTCGGCTTCTTGATAGTGGGGTTATTGATGTGTCGCCACACCTActtgtgaaaaaaattaagttatacTGATTGTTAGGAGGGGCTGTCATAGTGCACAATTTCCAGGAGTCACTTCTCATCTTTCCACATGTGTTTCTCAAGGATAGAACTCAGGTGTCCCAATGTAGCAACAAGGGATTCTACccgctgaaccatcttgccagcctcagcCCTAACATCCTTCTTTGGATTAAAAATATATAGGGCCGTCAGAGAGAGGAACAAGAAACAATTCTATATTCACAAATTCCATTCTACAGATTTAACCAACAACAGGCTGAAAGTTGTATCTGGGGCTGGAAAATGATTCAACCTTTAAAAGCCCACAGCACATCTGAGGGCCATTGTCCAGTTCCCAGcaggggctcacaaccacctgctaCACTAACCCTAAGAGATCCCATGATGTCCATCCTGGCCTCCgagggcacctacacacacacacacacacacacacacacacacacacacacacacacacacacagagagagagagagagagagagagagagagagagagagagagagagagagattccacagatgacacaagcacacacaattaaaactaaACCAATCTTTCCTTAAACATTGTATCTGTGCTGACAATGTATAGGATGCCTGTCCTCCCTAAGCAACGGATCACAACAGCTATCTGCATAATTGATAGCAATTAGGTATGATTAAGAATCTGGAGCTAACTTAGAGGTTACATGAGGGTGTACATGCAAATGTGCAAACACTGTGCTGTTTTGTCCAAGGAAATTAACATCCATGGGGTTTGGTCTCCTCAGGATGTTCAAAGACTGACACCTGTAAATACAACTCTATAGGTAGCTTTGTATTTCAATAATCTATGAGAGAAAAATGTAGCTGATACgatgtgggggtggaggtgggggtctCAGAGCACGTGGTTAGCATTTTTGAAGTTCCAGGTTCCATCCTCGGTGCCAGAAAAGGTATGACATGGAATAGAATAGTATCCCAGCCACATCTTTCCTCTGTAGTAAATATATAATTGACGTATTTGTGAAACCATCTGGCCATGATGCTAGATCAAGCTGGTTTAAACTGGTCAAAGCTGGTTCTAATCAGCCAGGGCAGAGCTTTTGAAATCAGAGCCGATCTGAGGGAGTTTAAAGCGGCCTGCTGTGACATATGTGATCTTAAACTAGTTTCATTTTAGAGTCTGTTTGCTCTGTTGAGAGTCACTTCACACCCTTTACCTCAACATTAGTCCATCATGGGAGCCACGCCCAACTTCCTTTCATAACTACAGTCTGCCTTCCCCAGGTCTAATCCAGAGAGTAGAACGGATGCAAGTTTATCTGGTCTCAATCAGTCAGTATAAACTCAATCGGATCTGTCTCCCTCTGGAACCATTTTTCCTGTTTAGGCTAGCTTTCTCAAGCTGGATCTTCGGAGGTTGGGTTTGACTTGTTTGGGACCAATTTAAACTGGTTTTTAACTAACTTCGACTTGGTTCTTAGGGATCTCTGGCCAGCAGAACGGCCTTGTTCATCTGAACCTGAATAAACCACCCTGACTCAGATTAAATCAGAGTTCGCTTTTCAGTTTGGTTTAAACcaggaaggggtggggttgggagaagTCCAGGTTACACAGGGTTAGAGAGTCAAAGGGGAGGGCGACATGGAAGGCACTCCATCTATGTCTGTCCTAGTTACCTGCTGAAACGGCTGTTTGGAACTAAGataatgcttttatttgttttattgtagaCGTGGATGAAGATCCCAGG
Protein-coding sequences here:
- the LOC116908188 gene encoding 40S ribosomal protein S2-like codes for the protein MGLREAELKQGVEPLTSWDPWLVLKVKSLKLYLLSLPVKESEIIGFSLGKSLKSEVLKILPEQKWLQLARGPDLRLLSLLGTTMLPLVLVVSSPGGGHCHRGAIILAKLSITPVQRDYWGGTDIVSAPVPKKLLRMAGVDDSLHISQRLRYTLVNLTKATFEAISKTYSNLTPDYWKESVFTKSPY